The genome window ctgttttttttttttttttgagattagTTATTCATTTACTATTGTTCGTGTAGTTGATTACCAATTCAAATAAAACCCATAATATAGTATTTCCTAAAGTTGTTGGGTCTGATCTGCAGCGACCCTTGATGAAGACACACAGCCTGCATGGGTCTGGTAGTTTACAACCCAAGTTTGGCCGCTGAACATGAAGCCTAGCCCCAATATCGCTTACATGGACTATGGCACTCCCGTTTAATATTGGTATGAAGGCCCAGGTGTGGGTGCAAAATTGGATCAATGGCAAAGAGACTATTATTGGCCCTTCTATCGATACGGGGGAATGCCCCTTTGATTGATGTATCTGCGTTGTGATTAATATACCTTTGCTGGGCATCGCCctttatccaaaaaaaaaaaaaaaagttacataaatTTTATTAACAATCAGTTGATGTAAACATGAACACATGCCTTGTTTACAAAAAAGAAAACcatgtttgtgtttgattgtttgttcgattaaagttaaataaatgaacatgaacGTGCTGCTTTAGTGATCGTTTACACCTCTAAAATTAGAATGATTTAGCTTAGATAAATGTAAAaggaaataaaagaaaaaatgTTATGAAAAAAGAATTATATTTTGGTCGGTTAAAAAGTAAATACAATATAAAGAGTAAATGTTTggagaaaataaattaaaaacatattaggttaattggaaaaaaagaaaaaaatataatagattaattaataataaagaaataagaaataacactcattttaataattattttaaaaatcgcccattttggtaaatatttttttcaCCCTCACCAATTTGAGAAAAAAGTCATTGCAAAACATCTATTTTGGTAATTATTTTTCAAATCAatcattttggtaaatattttttccatCTACACTCTTTTAGGAAAAAAAACTCAGATATCTCCACCCGAATATCTAATAGTCTTATGTGTATGATGTAGAGATGTCATGCCACGTGAATTGAAACCATTGGTTGAGTAAAGATGAGGTGCCATTGAACATAATTTATAATTAATAAGCTATTTAAAATCTATCTACTTATATATAAACACAAACTGAACCCCTTAACTTTGAAGTGCAATCTCCATCTTTGTATCTTCAAGTTCCTTCAAACATAAGTGAAGTAAAAGATGACATCCATCTCAGCTTCCATTTCCACCTCATCACCATCCTTCTCTTTGCCCCAAAAGCCTACAATCATCCCCCTTGGTTCTCCATTTCTCCGTATGTGTCAAATAATCAAATTACATCGACAATTATACGATtatatatactatattatatACTAACTAAAGTTGTTAAGCTTGATCAGGATTTCCATCAATGATCAAGATGGGAAAAGTGAGATGTTCCATAGAAGATAAGCCCGCTATAACATCCGACGACTTAGTAAAACCAATCGGTGAAGATGACTTTACTCCACAAGCACCTTGTCCAGGTAGTATACTGGTTATCTTTCTTCTCATTTCCCTAAGTTACTGCATATGATTTGTACAAACTTTCTGAAATATTATTTTAGAAGAAGGGACAATTTCTATTGGAACTACTGGAAAGAGTTCATGGCCGGAGCTTGTAGGGGAAAAAGGAGTAGTGGCAGCAGCTATAATTGAGAAAGAGAATCCACTGGTTAATGCTATCATATTACCTGAAAATTCTCCCGCCACTTTAGACTACAGGACTGACCGTGTGAGGGTATGGGTGAACTCTGAGGGAGTGGTGATTCGAACACCGGTCATTACATAATTTAGCTAATTTAAGGCTAGTTATTTGGGTTGATTATCGTATCAAAGTTATTATAAGAAATAAATGATACGTACTtgttatttattttatgattatGGTCGTTTAAACTTTGTCAGGAAGAAACTGTATAATCTAGGGATGctttattaaataaaatttgtAGCATGTGTGTATCTATCAGTTAGGGTAAAAGGGGTGCATCCTTTACTGGATAAGTTAAACTTTTCACCCACTCAATTATCTAttgccatgtgtagtcataaagcccccaaaggggcgttatgcgccatgtggcatgccacgtcaccccggggctttatggggcttgaggccgtagtcataaagccctacctcatcataaccaaagtgtaaaatgcagggaccaaagtgtaaaatgcagggaccaaagtgttttaatgcagggaccaaattgtaaaatgcagggaccaaagtggaaaATGCCCACCTTCTCGCGCCGCGAATTTTTTCACGCCGGTTTTCTTTTTTTTGATCATGGCGCCCCTGGGGGCGGTGTGGGGGGCTCCATACCGGCGCTATGGCCTTCACCGCGCCCCAGTACATGTAG of Helianthus annuus cultivar XRQ/B chromosome 1, HanXRQr2.0-SUNRISE, whole genome shotgun sequence contains these proteins:
- the LOC110937706 gene encoding uncharacterized protein LOC110937706 isoform X1; this encodes MTSISASISTSSPSFSLPQKPTIIPLGSPFLRFPSMIKMGKVRCSIEDKPAITSDDLVKPIGEDDFTPQAPCPEEGTISIGTTGKSSWPELVGEKGVVAAAIIEKENPLVNAIILPENSPATLDYRTDRVRVWVNSEGVVIRTPVIT
- the LOC110937706 gene encoding uncharacterized protein LOC110937706 isoform X2; translation: MTSISASISTSSPSFSLPQKPTIIPLGSPFLRFPSMIKMGKVRCSIEDKPAITSDDLVKPIGEDDFTPQAPCPEGTISIGTTGKSSWPELVGEKGVVAAAIIEKENPLVNAIILPENSPATLDYRTDRVRVWVNSEGVVIRTPVIT